Proteins encoded in a region of the Rutidosis leptorrhynchoides isolate AG116_Rl617_1_P2 chromosome 9, CSIRO_AGI_Rlap_v1, whole genome shotgun sequence genome:
- the LOC139868530 gene encoding uncharacterized protein: protein MSVCCVSCFVCVGCLRWGYKRCTHTGADDSATWTQATAEEFEPVPHLCRIALAVYEENLHHPKFPPPGGYKLNPDFVFKRVTYEQTLGHAPPYIIYVDHNRREIVTAIRGLNLKKESDYKMLLDNKLGKHMFDGGYVHHGLLKSAVWLLNAESENLKSLWLENGGSYKMVFVGHSLGAGVATLLTVLVVNHREMFGGIPREMVRCYAIAPTRCLSLNLAVKYADVIYSIVLQDDFLPRTPTPLEDIFESIFCLPCLLTMVCLRDTFIPEDKKFRDPRRLYAPGRLYHIVERKFFRCNTYPPEVRTAIPVDGRFEHIVLSCNATSDHAIISIEREAEKALQLLKEMSSEPVTTPPKVQKFDRLQSIEKEHKDALERAVSLKIPHAVMKPEDEEMQPLTNKTEECCNQDEPSKHEGEDSNNTKPSRANWNELVKKLLSDPIRGT, encoded by the exons ATGTCTGTTTGTTGCGTAAGTTGTTTCGTTTGTGTAGGTTGTCTCCGTTGGGGTTATAAACGATGCACTCATACAGGCGCTGACGATAGTGCCACGTGGACACAAGCAACCGCAGAAGAATTCGAACCGGTCCCACATCTCTGTCGAATCGCTCTCGCTGTATACGAAGAAAACCTCCACCACCCTAAATTCCCGCCACCAGGTGGTTACAAATTAAACCCTGATTTCGTATTCAAACGTGTTACCTACGAACAAACACTCGGTCATGCTCCACCGTACATTATCTACGTGGATCACAACCGTCGTGAAATAGTAACTGCTATTCGTGGATTAAATTTAAAGAAAGAAAGTGATTATAAAATGTTGTTGGATAATAAACTTGGAAAACATATGTTTGATGGTGGGTATGTGCATCATGGGTTGTTGAAATCGGCGGTTTGGTTGTTGAATGCGGAATCGGAGAATTTGAAGTCGTTATGGTTGGAAAATGGTGGTAGTTATAAGATGGTGTTTGTTGGTCATTCGTTGGGTGCGGGTGTGGCTACGTTGTTGACGGTTTTGGTTGTGAATCATAGGGAAATGTTTGGTGGGATACCAAGAGAAATGGTGAGATGTTATGCGATTGCGCCAACAAGATGTTTGTCGTTAAATCTTGCTGTTAAGTATGCTGATGTCATTTACTCCATTGTATTGCAG GATGATTTCTTACCTCGAACGCCCACTCCACTTGAAGATATATTTGAATCAATTTTTTG CTTGCCCTGCTTGCTAACTATGGTTTGCTTAAGAGACACATTTATCCCTGAAGATAAGAAGTTTAGAGATCCGAGAAGACTATATGCACCAGGCCGATTGTACCACATTGTCGAGCGAAAGTTTTTCAG ATGCAATACATACCCTCCTGAAGTCAGAACAGCAATTCCTGTTGATGGTAGATTTGAACATATCGTGTTGTCGTGCAATGCGACATCTGATCATGCAATCATTTCGATTGAAAGAGAAGCAGAAAAGGCCTTACAA TTGTTAAAGGAGATGAGTAGTGAACCTGTTACTACACCACCAAAGGTTCAAAAGTTTGATAGGTTACAATCGATTGAAAAAGAACATAAAGATGCGTTAGAAAGAGCGGTTAGCCTCAAGATACCACATGCAGTCATGAAACCCGAAGATGAGGAGATGCAGCCACTAACAAACAAAACTGAAGAATGTTGCAACCAAGATGAGCCATCAAAACATGAAGGTGAAGATTCCAATAATACAAAACCGAGCCGAGCTAACTGGAATGAGTTAGTTAAAAAACTGCTAAGTGACCCAATACGTGGAACTTAA